From the genome of Desulfonauticus submarinus:
AGAGTATGTTTAAAAATATTACCTTGATTCGCAGAATAAAAAGTTTTTATATCTGGAGTAGCCGAACCTAAAAGTAATAATGCATTATTTTGCTTTGCTAAAAAATACACAATTTCTTTGGTTTGATAGTATATTCCTTGCTCTTGCTTATAACTTTCGACATGCTCTTCATCTACTATAATCAAACCCAATTTATAAAAAGGCAAAAAAATACTTGATCGTGTTCCAATTATCAAAGTAGGAGTATGAGAAGAAATATAAAAAATTCTCTGTTTCTCTAAATCAGGCAAGTTGCCAGTATAAAAATAAATATGTTTATAAGATAAAAGTTTTTTTAATCGCTGGAACATCCCCCAAGCAAGAGCAACTTCTGGCAAAAGTAAAATCGCACTTTTCCCTTGTTCTAGACATTTCTTTAACAAATGAAGATAAACAAAAGTTTTTCCACTCCCAGTGATACCATGTAATAAATGGGTTTCAAATTTATGTGTAGTTAAAACCTGCTCCATCTCTTTTGCAATATTATATTGAGAATTATTTAATTTATATTCAACAGAAGATAATCTATTTTGTAGTGTTTTCTCCTTAAAAATTACAATTAATCCTTCTCTTTCCAGTTTATCGAGAGATGAATATATATTTTTTTTTGCCAAAAAAGATTTAATTTCTGATATAGATAAGACATTATTCTCTTTTAATAAATCTATAATAGCTTGTTTTATTTTTCCTCTTATTTTTTTTACACTTTTATTTTTTAATTTTACCAAAAAATTATCACTATCTTTAAAAAAATAAACTTTTTTCTCCCGCCAATAAGTAATATATCGTGTATAATCAACATCTGAAGATAGTATTTTATCTACAGAATATACTTTTGAACCTATCCATATTTTCCGTGGTATTTTTTTAAAGATACTAGGTAAAACATTGGACAAAATTTGAGCAAAATTTCCTGCATAACGTTTAGACATATCTTCGATTAACTTAAAATATGTTTCAGAAATTAATGGATTCTCTAAAGGTAAAACAATCCTTTTTAAGTTAAATTCACAATCGCTATCTAGAAAACAAATACTTTGCACAATCCCAACACATATCCTTTTTTTACCAAGAGGTACAACCACTCTTGAACCTATCTTTAGGTCCGAAACTTGAACTTCTAAAGGAGGTAAGTAATCTAATTTTAAATAAGGAGAGTTTAAAAGAAATACTTTAACTACATCCATATGCCTTCAATTAAAAATATAACTGTTGATAATTAAAAAGGACCTTACAAATCTAGGATTTAAGGCAGCGAACGTAGAAGATTCAATAAAGGTTTACAAGATATAGGTAGAAAGCTACCCACTGCTGAGTATCTTGCATCAAACCATTCTCTAGAGAATTGAATATTCTGAGATCTTGTATTTATACGTCCCCATTTTATTTGAAACTTCCTAGAAAACGACAAATTAGTAATCCACCCCGAGGTAGGCAGATAATAATTACCTAAATATACAAAATCTCCCCACCCTAAAGAAACCGTTCCTAATCTCGCACCAAGAGGATAAAATCTCTCATTTGCTAAATAAAGA
Proteins encoded in this window:
- the priA gene encoding replication restart helicase PriA, producing the protein MDVVKVFLLNSPYLKLDYLPPLEVQVSDLKIGSRVVVPLGKKRICVGIVQSICFLDSDCEFNLKRIVLPLENPLISETYFKLIEDMSKRYAGNFAQILSNVLPSIFKKIPRKIWIGSKVYSVDKILSSDVDYTRYITYWREKKVYFFKDSDNFLVKLKNKSVKKIRGKIKQAIIDLLKENNVLSISEIKSFLAKKNIYSSLDKLEREGLIVIFKEKTLQNRLSSVEYKLNNSQYNIAKEMEQVLTTHKFETHLLHGITGSGKTFVYLHLLKKCLEQGKSAILLLPEVALAWGMFQRLKKLLSYKHIYFYTGNLPDLEKQRIFYISSHTPTLIIGTRSSIFLPFYKLGLIIVDEEHVESYKQEQGIYYQTKEIVYFLAKQNNALLLLGSATPDIKTFYSANQGNIFKHTLDKRFGLSLPPKIIVIDLKNKQNKDIFSQKIFDKLSDVITKGEQVIILHNRRGYCPILYCSSCGNTIKCPSCDISLTYHKKNNSLMCHYCGFKIKFPPICSVCESSNFSFYGEGTEKIEEFLKKKFPNITILRLDKDIVQSRHKFKEILQSFERGEGQVLIGTQMLSKGHDFANVTLGIVLDGDLGLNFPDYRARERLFQLLVQLCGRVGRRDKRGEVYIQTRNKALDFWNFVENGDYIGFCKQELKKRKLFDYPPFVNLGLIRVSFARDWEEKDVFLDELTKQCLIFAKNFEGKVLGPVPAPIYYLHSKYRYHILLKSLQWSNIRTFFLNLKTNLLDKRVLSKKRQVQLILDLDPVSIL